The following proteins are co-located in the Phyllostomus discolor isolate MPI-MPIP mPhyDis1 chromosome 1, mPhyDis1.pri.v3, whole genome shotgun sequence genome:
- the SLC39A2 gene encoding zinc transporter ZIP2 isoform X3 — translation MELLIGVKIGCLFALLALTLVCGLIPICFKWFQIEAATGHRRRVLSLLGCISAGVFLGAGLMHMTAEALEGIESEIQKFMMRDRE, via the exons ATGGAACTACTAATAGGAGTAAAAATTGGCTGCCTATTTGCCCTGCTGGCTCTCACCCTCGTCTGTGGCCTTATTCCCATCTGCTTCAAATGGTTCCAGATTGAGGCAGCCACAG GTCATCGCCGCCGGGTCCTCAGCCTCCTGGGCTGCATTTCTGCTGGTGTTTTCCTGGGTGCGGGGCTCATGCACATGACTGCTGAGGCCCTGGAGGGAATTGAATCGGAGATCCAGAAGTTCATGATGCGG GACAGAGAGTGA
- the SLC39A2 gene encoding zinc transporter ZIP2 isoform X1 has translation MELLIGVKIGCLFALLALTLVCGLIPICFKWFQIEAATGHRRRVLSLLGCISAGVFLGAGLMHMTAEALEGIESEIQKFMMRNRTESEGYSSGDANSAYTGYPYGELVISLGFFLIFLLESLALQSCRGANGGSKVQEEEMGGARVLGLHSHGPLPSPSRSPFRALVLLLSLSFHSVFEGLAVGLQTTVAATVQLCLAVLAHKGLIVFGVGLRLVQRGTGSRWSVFSILSFALMSPLGLALGLAVAGGHAERGRDLARAVLEGVAAGTFLYVTFLEILPRELAGPEGPLLKWGCVAAGFAFMAFIALWA, from the exons ATGGAACTACTAATAGGAGTAAAAATTGGCTGCCTATTTGCCCTGCTGGCTCTCACCCTCGTCTGTGGCCTTATTCCCATCTGCTTCAAATGGTTCCAGATTGAGGCAGCCACAG GTCATCGCCGCCGGGTCCTCAGCCTCCTGGGCTGCATTTCTGCTGGTGTTTTCCTGGGTGCGGGGCTCATGCACATGACTGCTGAGGCCCTGGAGGGAATTGAATCGGAGATCCAGAAGTTCATGATGCGG AACAGGACAGAGAGTGAGGGTTATTCCTCTGGTGATGCTAATTCAGCTTAT ACAGGCTATCCCTATGGAGAGCTCGTCATCTCCCTGGgtttcttcctcatcttcctttTGGAGTCGCTGGCATTGCAGAGCTGTCGTGGAGCCAATGGAGGATCAAAAgtgcaggaggaggagatgggTGGGGCTCGTGTCCTTGGACTCCACAGTCATGGACCTCTACCCTCACCCTCAAGGAGTCCCTTTCGAGCCCTCGTCCTCCTGCTCTCACTCTCCTTCCACTCAGTGTTTGAAGGCCTGGCCGTGGGGCTGCAGACAACAGTAGCAGCCACCGTGCAGCTCTGTCTTGCTGTCCTGGCTCACAAGGGGCTCATAGTGTTTGGGGTAGGACTGCGGCTGGTGCAGAGAGGCACTGGATCACGATGGTCCGTGTTCTCCATACTGTCATTTGCTCTCATGTCCCCCCTGGGCCTAGCCCTGGGGCTGGCTGTGGCTGGAGGGCATGCTGAAAGGGGCCGAGACTTAGCCCGGGCTGTGTTAGAGGGTGTAGCAGCTGGCACCTTCTTATATGTCACCTTCCTAGAAATTCTGCCCCGGGAGCTAGCTGGTCCTGAGGGCCCTCTGCTCAAGTGGGGCTGTGTAGCTGCTGGCTTTGCCTTCATGGCCTTCATTGCTTTGTGGGCCTGA
- the NDRG2 gene encoding protein NDRG2 isoform X4, with translation MAELQEVQITEEKPLLPGQTPEVAKTHSVETPYGSVTFTVYGTPKPKRPAILTYHDVGLNYKSCFQPLFQFGDMQEIIQNFVRVHVDAPGMEEGAPVFPLGYQYPSLDQLADMIPCILQYLNFSTIIGIGVGAGAYILSRYALNHQDTVEGLVLINIDPNAKGWMDWAAHKLTGLTSSISEMILGHLFSQEELSGNSELIQKYRNIITQAPNLDNIELYWNSYNNRRDLNFERGGDITLKCPVMLVVGDQAPHEDAVVECNSKLDPTQTSFLKMADSGGQPQLTQPGKLTEAFKYFLQGMGYMASSCMTRLSRSRTASLTSAASIDGSRSRSRTLSQSSESGTLPSGPPGHTMEVSC, from the exons ACTCACTCTGTGGAGACACCTTATGGCTCTGTCACTTTTACTGTCTATGGCACCCCCAAACCCAAACGCCCAGCGATACTCACCTACCATGATGTGGGACTCAACT ATAAATCTTGCTTCCAGCCGCTGTTTCAATTCGGGGATATGCAGGAAATCATTCAGAACTTCGTGCGAGTTCATGTGGATGCCCCTGGGATGGAAGAGGGGGCTCCTGTGTTCCCTCTGGG aTATCAGTACCCATCTCTGGACCAGCTTGCGGACATGATCCCTTGCATCCTGCAGTACTTAAA TTTCTCCACAATAATTGGAATTGGTGTTGGAGCTGGAGCCTACATCTTGTCTCGATATGCT CTTAACCACCAGGACACAGTTGAGGGTCTTGTCCTCATCAACATTGATCCCAATGCCAAGGGTTGGATGGACTGGGCAGCACACAAG CTAACAGGCCTCACCTCTTCCATTTCGGAGATGATACTTGGACATCTCTTCAGCCAG gaAGAGCTGTCTGGAAATTCCGAATTGATACAAAAGTATAGAAACATCATTACACAAGCACCCAACCTGGACAACATTGAACTGTATTGGAACAGCTATAACAA CCGCCGAGACCTGAACTTTGAGCGTGGAGGTGATATCACCCTCAA GTGCCCTGTGATGCTGGTGGTAGGAGACCAAGCACCCCATGAAGATGCAGTG GTGGAATGTAATTCAAAACTGGACCCCACCCAGACCTCTTTCCTCAAG ATGGCCGACTCTGGAGGTCAGCCCCAGCTGACTCAG CCAGGCAAGCTGACAGAGGCCTTCAAGTACTTCCTGCAGGGCATGGGCTACA TGGCCTCATCCTGCATGACTCGACTGTCTCGGTCTCGCACAGCCTCCCTGACCAGTGCAGCATCTATTGATGGCAGCCGGTCCCGCTCTCGAACCCTATCGCAGAGCAGCGAGTCTGGGACTCTCCCTTCAGGGCCCCCAGGGCACACCATGGAGGTCTCCTGTTGA
- the SLC39A2 gene encoding zinc transporter ZIP2 isoform X2: protein MELLIGVKIGCLFALLALTLVCGLIPICFKWFQIEAATGHRRRVLSLLGCISAGVFLGAGLMHMTAEALEGIESEIQKFMMRNRTESEGYSSGDANSAY from the exons ATGGAACTACTAATAGGAGTAAAAATTGGCTGCCTATTTGCCCTGCTGGCTCTCACCCTCGTCTGTGGCCTTATTCCCATCTGCTTCAAATGGTTCCAGATTGAGGCAGCCACAG GTCATCGCCGCCGGGTCCTCAGCCTCCTGGGCTGCATTTCTGCTGGTGTTTTCCTGGGTGCGGGGCTCATGCACATGACTGCTGAGGCCCTGGAGGGAATTGAATCGGAGATCCAGAAGTTCATGATGCGG AACAGGACAGAGAGTGAGGGTTATTCCTCTGGTGATGCTAATTCAGCTTAT TAA
- the NDRG2 gene encoding protein NDRG2 isoform X2 encodes MAELQEVQITEEKPLLPGQTPEVAKEAELAARILLDRGQTHSVETPYGSVTFTVYGTPKPKRPAILTYHDVGLNYKSCFQPLFQFGDMQEIIQNFVRVHVDAPGMEEGAPVFPLGYQYPSLDQLADMIPCILQYLNFSTIIGIGVGAGAYILSRYALNHQDTVEGLVLINIDPNAKGWMDWAAHKLTGLTSSISEMILGHLFSQEELSGNSELIQKYRNIITQAPNLDNIELYWNSYNNRRDLNFERGGDITLKCPVMLVVGDQAPHEDAVVECNSKLDPTQTSFLKMADSGGQPQLTQPGKLTEAFKYFLQGMGYMASSCMTRLSRSRTASLTSAASIDGSRSRSRTLSQSSESGTLPSGPPGHTMEVSC; translated from the exons GAGGCTGAGTTAGCTGCCCGAATCCTCCTGGACCGGGGACAG ACTCACTCTGTGGAGACACCTTATGGCTCTGTCACTTTTACTGTCTATGGCACCCCCAAACCCAAACGCCCAGCGATACTCACCTACCATGATGTGGGACTCAACT ATAAATCTTGCTTCCAGCCGCTGTTTCAATTCGGGGATATGCAGGAAATCATTCAGAACTTCGTGCGAGTTCATGTGGATGCCCCTGGGATGGAAGAGGGGGCTCCTGTGTTCCCTCTGGG aTATCAGTACCCATCTCTGGACCAGCTTGCGGACATGATCCCTTGCATCCTGCAGTACTTAAA TTTCTCCACAATAATTGGAATTGGTGTTGGAGCTGGAGCCTACATCTTGTCTCGATATGCT CTTAACCACCAGGACACAGTTGAGGGTCTTGTCCTCATCAACATTGATCCCAATGCCAAGGGTTGGATGGACTGGGCAGCACACAAG CTAACAGGCCTCACCTCTTCCATTTCGGAGATGATACTTGGACATCTCTTCAGCCAG gaAGAGCTGTCTGGAAATTCCGAATTGATACAAAAGTATAGAAACATCATTACACAAGCACCCAACCTGGACAACATTGAACTGTATTGGAACAGCTATAACAA CCGCCGAGACCTGAACTTTGAGCGTGGAGGTGATATCACCCTCAA GTGCCCTGTGATGCTGGTGGTAGGAGACCAAGCACCCCATGAAGATGCAGTG GTGGAATGTAATTCAAAACTGGACCCCACCCAGACCTCTTTCCTCAAG ATGGCCGACTCTGGAGGTCAGCCCCAGCTGACTCAG CCAGGCAAGCTGACAGAGGCCTTCAAGTACTTCCTGCAGGGCATGGGCTACA TGGCCTCATCCTGCATGACTCGACTGTCTCGGTCTCGCACAGCCTCCCTGACCAGTGCAGCATCTATTGATGGCAGCCGGTCCCGCTCTCGAACCCTATCGCAGAGCAGCGAGTCTGGGACTCTCCCTTCAGGGCCCCCAGGGCACACCATGGAGGTCTCCTGTTGA
- the NDRG2 gene encoding protein NDRG2 isoform X5, translating into MAPPNPNAQRYSPTMMWDSTPLFQFGDMQEIIQNFVRVHVDAPGMEEGAPVFPLGYQYPSLDQLADMIPCILQYLNFSTIIGIGVGAGAYILSRYALNHQDTVEGLVLINIDPNAKGWMDWAAHKLTGLTSSISEMILGHLFSQEELSGNSELIQKYRNIITQAPNLDNIELYWNSYNNRRDLNFERGGDITLKCPVMLVVGDQAPHEDAVVECNSKLDPTQTSFLKMADSGGQPQLTQPGKLTEAFKYFLQGMGYMASSCMTRLSRSRTASLTSAASIDGSRSRSRTLSQSSESGTLPSGPPGHTMEVSC; encoded by the exons ATGGCACCCCCAAACCCAAACGCCCAGCGATACTCACCTACCATGATGTGGGACTCAACT CCGCTGTTTCAATTCGGGGATATGCAGGAAATCATTCAGAACTTCGTGCGAGTTCATGTGGATGCCCCTGGGATGGAAGAGGGGGCTCCTGTGTTCCCTCTGGG aTATCAGTACCCATCTCTGGACCAGCTTGCGGACATGATCCCTTGCATCCTGCAGTACTTAAA TTTCTCCACAATAATTGGAATTGGTGTTGGAGCTGGAGCCTACATCTTGTCTCGATATGCT CTTAACCACCAGGACACAGTTGAGGGTCTTGTCCTCATCAACATTGATCCCAATGCCAAGGGTTGGATGGACTGGGCAGCACACAAG CTAACAGGCCTCACCTCTTCCATTTCGGAGATGATACTTGGACATCTCTTCAGCCAG gaAGAGCTGTCTGGAAATTCCGAATTGATACAAAAGTATAGAAACATCATTACACAAGCACCCAACCTGGACAACATTGAACTGTATTGGAACAGCTATAACAA CCGCCGAGACCTGAACTTTGAGCGTGGAGGTGATATCACCCTCAA GTGCCCTGTGATGCTGGTGGTAGGAGACCAAGCACCCCATGAAGATGCAGTG GTGGAATGTAATTCAAAACTGGACCCCACCCAGACCTCTTTCCTCAAG ATGGCCGACTCTGGAGGTCAGCCCCAGCTGACTCAG CCAGGCAAGCTGACAGAGGCCTTCAAGTACTTCCTGCAGGGCATGGGCTACA TGGCCTCATCCTGCATGACTCGACTGTCTCGGTCTCGCACAGCCTCCCTGACCAGTGCAGCATCTATTGATGGCAGCCGGTCCCGCTCTCGAACCCTATCGCAGAGCAGCGAGTCTGGGACTCTCCCTTCAGGGCCCCCAGGGCACACCATGGAGGTCTCCTGTTGA
- the NDRG2 gene encoding protein NDRG2 isoform X1, which yields MEERSKGTRLFKATMAELQEVQITEEKPLLPGQTPEVAKEAELAARILLDRGQTHSVETPYGSVTFTVYGTPKPKRPAILTYHDVGLNYKSCFQPLFQFGDMQEIIQNFVRVHVDAPGMEEGAPVFPLGYQYPSLDQLADMIPCILQYLNFSTIIGIGVGAGAYILSRYALNHQDTVEGLVLINIDPNAKGWMDWAAHKLTGLTSSISEMILGHLFSQEELSGNSELIQKYRNIITQAPNLDNIELYWNSYNNRRDLNFERGGDITLKCPVMLVVGDQAPHEDAVVECNSKLDPTQTSFLKMADSGGQPQLTQPGKLTEAFKYFLQGMGYMASSCMTRLSRSRTASLTSAASIDGSRSRSRTLSQSSESGTLPSGPPGHTMEVSC from the exons GAGGCTGAGTTAGCTGCCCGAATCCTCCTGGACCGGGGACAG ACTCACTCTGTGGAGACACCTTATGGCTCTGTCACTTTTACTGTCTATGGCACCCCCAAACCCAAACGCCCAGCGATACTCACCTACCATGATGTGGGACTCAACT ATAAATCTTGCTTCCAGCCGCTGTTTCAATTCGGGGATATGCAGGAAATCATTCAGAACTTCGTGCGAGTTCATGTGGATGCCCCTGGGATGGAAGAGGGGGCTCCTGTGTTCCCTCTGGG aTATCAGTACCCATCTCTGGACCAGCTTGCGGACATGATCCCTTGCATCCTGCAGTACTTAAA TTTCTCCACAATAATTGGAATTGGTGTTGGAGCTGGAGCCTACATCTTGTCTCGATATGCT CTTAACCACCAGGACACAGTTGAGGGTCTTGTCCTCATCAACATTGATCCCAATGCCAAGGGTTGGATGGACTGGGCAGCACACAAG CTAACAGGCCTCACCTCTTCCATTTCGGAGATGATACTTGGACATCTCTTCAGCCAG gaAGAGCTGTCTGGAAATTCCGAATTGATACAAAAGTATAGAAACATCATTACACAAGCACCCAACCTGGACAACATTGAACTGTATTGGAACAGCTATAACAA CCGCCGAGACCTGAACTTTGAGCGTGGAGGTGATATCACCCTCAA GTGCCCTGTGATGCTGGTGGTAGGAGACCAAGCACCCCATGAAGATGCAGTG GTGGAATGTAATTCAAAACTGGACCCCACCCAGACCTCTTTCCTCAAG ATGGCCGACTCTGGAGGTCAGCCCCAGCTGACTCAG CCAGGCAAGCTGACAGAGGCCTTCAAGTACTTCCTGCAGGGCATGGGCTACA TGGCCTCATCCTGCATGACTCGACTGTCTCGGTCTCGCACAGCCTCCCTGACCAGTGCAGCATCTATTGATGGCAGCCGGTCCCGCTCTCGAACCCTATCGCAGAGCAGCGAGTCTGGGACTCTCCCTTCAGGGCCCCCAGGGCACACCATGGAGGTCTCCTGTTGA